From a single Drosophila sulfurigaster albostrigata strain 15112-1811.04 chromosome 3, ASM2355843v2, whole genome shotgun sequence genomic region:
- the LOC133845664 gene encoding mucin-19 isoform X16 yields MDLSLERDSSALGSLFQQIINDMKNTSPLWEDFVAKASKLHTCLRAAIQAIAAYLDAFQKIADAATNSRGASKEIGTALTRVCLRHKAVETRLKTFTSAIMDCLVQPLQDKIEDWKRTVATIDKDHAKEYKRCRSELKKRSSDTLRLQKKARKGQTDNSLQSLMDSHMQDVTLRRAELEEVEKKSLRAAMVEERLRYCSFVHMLQPVVHEECEVMSELGHLQEAMESIALVTKEPSVLPQASEELIHDAKASINLYPESPGGGSGSQGGGCSNSLGSRKSSVCSISSMNSSGSSNSPGHHHYQRSLSQFVTPAIRLKPGESSDSGFCSSPALTTQVSNATNQTHAVSTWPPHSQDAVDALPPTADRPHTISTTYEKGHQRPPLTVYTFQNPETIHESNSSGSLIPATVPTGNGSASGQNTPATQKSPAASLSRPPLPVRCSSLERPLSAQSNHRQNSGQNLLQRQCPSPIPAHITKGTPSGGSIASGLGLGFVYQVSSPTPPASANSTTDVLKITEPGQPTTAEASETTESDERSRASVLQKASMFEKQAAAAAAAPIPTTIAAAVAGGGGGVTTGAVGGVIGGVARRSEELRAVEQQEMDKSFEDSIQALNNLIGELDSFQREIDEGKGKQQQQQQHSSNINSNNISGNNSNSGSNNNNSSNSGASSNTSNDNNNCNTDLLLPSSNIDCCAISNQTNSSGCGTDISDTTSEELAGEEGSLAAARRHQQLGASDSELSRCYVSETSSLTGGILAGGYENPTFAHFAANRDDPYNGSGNGSDSRSLYASAADSISLAASDSVCMSQQPRHAYVDNCSDGGSAVVVIYDHTIPNTPDIEFVKQNSEIVLLRTKDPQQLQLHEMRELQQLPDNLAGSPESPDAASGGGVGGGGRLQPATATVAPAKQRLSSFRASSEQQLQLLGRASPQHRGTDKLRVSEEQRQQPQQPQPQQQQQQQQQLLSDSSSNVAGAVRRKLPPKPISLSIFNGPALDVASSNSSKPVIPRKFDFKADLDAKIRQQKQKVQQQLQQQQQQQQQQQLNSPQQDQQQQQSPQQHSPQSPQNANTATTTTATSTANCNVTNKPAVIASAIASASINQNHRMPNQTSLSSSATSNHAPYKTPTTTATFSSPTSNASASPSSLSASSPGAKLSLPSLSSSSSALSATALPPPHVPAKPTSTPTPTTTTTTPQLPPPTTNSYACSNLNANANANPQAKPCITPRPASLSGGAGGGGGGAAMGSSTRIARRSSINQAKPPPPVRRSSSVTPSPNNVGQPQHQQHSSSNHNSHAYQQQSLSLSNSSEHLPPPPAFMLEATTAYSTSPTPPAAMPSSALKVSETVRALAAMRHQPASPVALRRMHQQQQQQQQLQQQQQQSLLQPMHKPSPNDDAEYEAYYNSYMELHAYAQALPPQQQQQQHQQQQQQQQRFAQQHHTSHQTHHHNHHEQLPPTPPPYHGPPQVDAASFRTSSPSGSIYAQPKLVNNMSSFRTSSPSPNGHAHPLPPTQPKANPNLIAQLNARLNSKQQQQQHQQQQQQHVAEGIYGNAGGVGVGGGESIYMRGGNGLSMSQQQQQQQHYDAAAQATANMRQHQQQHQLQQQQQQHYTCPPPLEDPPPPPIYSATMPKKMARPSVGHSNSNNMGNHLVNAYAAASNSATLPKNILQQQRLQQQQQQQHQQQLQQQQLQQQQYQQPTGINVGNGHANQRPPMPLPQQQQHAQQQQQQQQRQPPIPSRHSSVQQKIFVSTNPFIQTTAVKFHSPSSVHSTPAASPTCGSPASSATMASIYGTTARGGAAHHQQQQQQQYHHQQQQHQQQQQQQQQHYYRDVAGGNSNGGVYYASHNNVHAHGHSNAHAHANANANVNANANAHTPHMPHVQAHHSNYATSTNIEKTGSIRAKTKAEFLENLNAKLAKQGMSGRAFAVRNLINSKALPDPRICHESLMDQIKRGATLKRNQKINDRSAPKIH; encoded by the exons CGCTGCCATTCAGGCAATTGCCGCCTATTTGGATGCCTTCCAAAAGATTGCCGATGCGGCCACCAATTCCAGAG GTGCATCCAAGGAGATTGGCACCGCCCTGACCCGTGTTTGTCTGCGCCACAAGGCGGTCGAGACCCGTTTGAAGACCTTCACCAGCGCAATTATGGATTGCCTGGTGCAGCCGCTGCAGGACAAGATCGAGGACTGGAAGCGCACAGTGGCCACCATCGATAAGGATCATGCCAAAGAGTATAAACGCTGTCGCAGTGAACTAAAGAAGCGCTCCAGCGACACGCTGCGTCTGCAGAAGAAGGCACGCAAGGGACAGACGGACAACAGCCTGCAGTCATTGATGGATTCGCACATGCAAGATGTGACTTTGCGACGCGCCGAACTCGAGGAGGTCGAGAAGAAGTCACTACGTGCGGCGATGGTCGAGGAACGATTGCGTTACTGCAGCTTTGTGCACATGCTGCAGCCCGTGGTGCATGAGGAATGCGAGGTGATGTCCGAACTCGGTCATCTGCAG GAGGCTATGGAATCCATTGCTTTGGTCACCAAGGAGCCCAGCGTTTTGCCACAGGCTTCGGAGGAACTGATTCACGATGCCAAGGCTAGCATTAATCTATATCCCGAATCGCCTGGCGGTGGCTCTGGCTCCCAAGGTGGCGGCTGTTCCAATTCCTTGGGCTCACGCAAGAGTTCCGTCTGCTCCATTAGCAGCATGAACAGCAGCGGCTCCAGCAACTCGCCGGGACATCATCACTATCAACGCTCGCTATCGCAG tttGTAACGCCCGCAATTCGCTTGAAACCTGGTGAATCCAGTGATAGTGGCTTTTGCTCATCGCCAGCGCTAACAACACag GTTTCGAATGCCACCAACCAGACGCACGCTGTATCCACTTGGCCGCCACATTCCCAGGATGCTGTGGACGCGCTGCCACCGACTGCTGATCGTCCGCATACGATTTCAACCACCTATGAGAAGGGTCATCAGCGTCCGCCATTGACTGTATACACGTTCCAGAATCCCGAGACCATACACGAGtccaacagcagcggcagcctcATACCCGCAACGGTGCCGACTGGCAACGGTTCCGCCTCGGGTCAGAATACGCCGGCAACACAGAAATCGCCGGCAGCATCGCTCAGTCGTCCTCCATTGCCAGTG CGCTGCTCGTCGCTGGAGCGTCCGTTGTCGGCGCAGAGCAATCATCGCCAGAACAGTGGCCAGAATCTGCTGCAGCGTCAGTGCCCCTCACCGATTCCGGCTCATATCACGAAAG GTACTCCAAGCGGCGGCAGCATTGCCAGCGGTCTCGGTCTCGGCTTCGTCTATCAGGTCAGCTCACCCACGCCCCCCGCCTCCGCCAACTCCACCACCGATGTGCTAAAGATCACCGAGCCAGGACAACCGACGACAGCCGAAGCCAGCGAAACCACCGAGAGCGATGAGCGTTCTCGTGCCTCGGTGCTGCAGAAGGCATCCATGTTTGAGAAGCAggcagcagccgctgcagcagctccaATCCCCACAACTATAGCTGCAGCTGTAGCTGGCGGTGGAGGAGGAGTCACAACCGGAGCAGTTGGCGGAGTCATTGGTGGCGTTGCTCGACGCTCGGAGGAACTGCGCGCTGTGGAGCAACAGGAAATGG ACAAATCTTTCGAAGACTCGATTCAAGcacttaacaatttaattggcGAATTAGACTCTTTTCAACGTGAGATCGATGAGGGCAAgggcaagcagcagcagcaacaacagcacagcagcaacatcaacagcaacaacatcagtggcaacaatagcaacagcggcagcaacaacaataacagcagcaacagcggtgccagcagcaacaccagcaacgacaacaacaactgcaacactGATCTCCTGCTacccagcagcaacatcgactGCTGTGCCATCAGCAACCAGACGAACTCCAGTGGCTGTGGCACCGATATCTCCGACACCACGTCGGAGGAACTGGCCGGCGAGGAAGGCAGTCTGGCAGCAGCCAGGCGACATCAGCAACTGGGTGCCAGCGACTCGGAGCTGAGTCGTTGCTATGTGAGCGAGACGAGTTCGCTGACCGGCGGCATATTGGCTGGTGGCTATGAGAATCCCACGTTCGCGCACTTTGCCGCCAATCGTGATGATCCCTACAATGGCAGCGGCAATGGCAGCGACAGTCGATCGCTGTACGCCTCGGCGGCCGATAGCATTTCGTTGGCTGCATCCGACAGCGTGTGCATGAGCCAGCAGCCGCGACATGCGTATGTGGACAATTGCAGTGATGGCGGCAGTGCTGTCGTTGTGATCTATGACCATACTATACCCAATACGCCGGACATTGAGTTTGTCAAGCAGAACTCGGAGATTGTGCTGTTGCGCACCAAAGATCCgcagcaattgcagttgcacgAAATGCGCGagctgcaacagttgcccGACAATTTGGCTGGCTCACCCGAGTCGCCTGATGCCGCTTCTGGCGGGGGAGTTGGAGGCGGTGGCCGTTTACAGCCGGCCACAGCAACTGTGGCGCCGGCCAAGCAACGCCTCTCATCGTTTCGGGCATCCAGCgagcaacagctgcagttgctgggACGCGCTAGTCCACAACACAGAGGTACGGATAAGCTTAGAGTTAGTGaagagcaacggcaacagccacagcaaccgcagccacaacaacagcagcagcaacagcaacagttgctgagTGATAGCAGCAGTAATGTTGCTGGTGCCGTGCGGCGCAAGCTGCCGCCAAAGCCCATCAGCCTGAGCATATTTAATGGGCCAGCGCTAGATgtggccagcagcaacagcagtaagCCAGTGATACCTAGAAAGTTTGACTTTAAGGCCGATTTAGATGCCAAGATACGCCAGCAGAAACAGaaagtgcagcagcaattgcagcagcagcagcagcagcaacaacaacagcagctcaaCAGTCCGCAACaagatcagcagcagcaacaatcaccACAACAACACTCACCACAGTCGCCCCAAAACgccaacacagcaacaacaacaacagcaacatcaacagcaaactGTAATGTCACTAATAAACCTGCCGTTATTGCAAGCGCAATTGCATCCGCATCCATAAACCAAAATCATAGAATGCCAAATCaaacatcattatcatcatcagcaacatcaaatCATGCGCCATACAAAAcgcccacaacaacagcaacattctCATCACCAACATCAAATGCATCtgcatcaccatcatcattatcagcaAGTTCTCCTGGGGCCAAATTGTCATTgccatcattatcatcatcatcatctgcatTATCAGCAACTGCGCTGCCTCCGCCCCATGTGCCCGCTAAGCCAACGTCCACGCccacgccaacaacaacaacaactacaccaCAACTTCCACCACCCACAACCAATTCATATGCGTGCTCCAATctcaatgccaatgccaatgccaatccCCAAGCCAAACCGTGCATAACGCCAAGGCCGGCATCGCTGTCGG GAGGAGcaggaggcggaggaggaggagcagcaaTGGGCAGCTCAACACGCATCGCACGTCGTTCATCCATTAATCAGGCCAAACCGCCGCCACCGGTGAGACGCAGTTCATCGGTGACTCCAAGCCCCAACAATGTCGGG cagccgcagcatcagcagcacagcagcagcaaccacaactcTCACGCATATCAGCAACAGTCGCTATCGCTGAGCAACTCTAGCGAGCatttgccgccgccgccggcTTTTATGCtggaggcaacaacagcatatTCCACATCGCCCACGCCGCCAGCAGCGATGCCCAGCTCAGCGCTCAAGGTGTCGGAGACAGTGCGTGCTCTGGCCGCCATGCGGCATCAGCCTGCCTCGCCTGTTGCTCTGCGTCGCatgcatcagcagcagcagcaacaacaacaattgcaacaacagcagcaacagtcttTATTGCAG CCCATGCACAAGCCCTCCCCCAACGACGATGCTGAATATGAAGCTTATTATAATTCCTATATGGAGCTGCATGCATATGCTCAAGCCCTGCCacctcaacagcagcagcagcaacatcagcaacaacagcaacaacaacaacgcttTGCTCAGCAACATCATACGTCACATCAAAcacatcatcataatcatcatgaGCAGCTGCCGCCAACACCGCCTCCATACCATGGGCCACCACAGGTAGATGCCGCC TCGTTCCGCACTTCATCGCCTAGTGGCAGCATCTATGCGCAACCCAAACTGGTGAACAACATGTCCAGCTTTCGCACCAGCAGCCCCAGCCCCAATGGCCATGCCCATCCACTGCCACCGACACAGCCCAAGGCGAATCCGAATCTAATTGCACAGCTCAATGCACGGCtcaacagcaagcagcaacagcaacagcaccaacaacaacaacagcaacatgttgccgaGGGCATTTATGGCAACGCTGGTGGAGTAGGAGTAGGAGGAGGTGAATCCATTTACATGCGTGGCGGCAATGGTTTGTCCatgtcacagcagcagcaacagcagcaacactacGACG CAGCTgcgcaagcaacagcaaacatgcgacaacaccaacagcagcaccagctgcaacagcaacaacagcaacattatACATGTCCACCACCGCTTGAAGAtccgccaccgccgcccaTTTATTCAGCAACCATGCCCAAGAAAATGGCACGCCCCAGTGTTggtcacagcaacagcaacaacatgggCAACCATTTGGTCAACGCATATGCTGCTGCCTCCAACAGTGCCACGTTGCCCAAAAACatattgcagcagcaacgcttgcagcaacaacaacagcagcagcaccagcagcaattgcaacagcagcaactacaacagcagcaatatcaACAGCCAACAGGCATCAACGTTGGCAATGGGCATGCTAATCAGCGACCTCCGATGCcgctgccacagcagcagcaacatgcccagcagcagcagcagcaacaacagcgacagccacCCATACCATCGCGTCATTCCAGTGTGCAGCAAAAGATATTCGTATCAACGAATCCATTCATTCAAACCACAGCCGTCAAGTTTCATTCGCCATCGTCGGTGCACTCGACGCCAGCTGCCTCGCCCACCTGTGGCTCGCCCGCATCATCGGCAACCATGGCCAGCATTTATGGCACCACGGCTCGTGGCGGTGCTGCacaccatcagcagcaacagcagcagcaataccatcatcagcaacagcaacatcaacagcagcagcagcagcagcaacaacattattaTCGCGATGTTGCtggcggcaacagcaatggcgGCGTTTATTATGCCAGCCACAATAACGTCCATGCCCACGGACACTCGAACGCCCACGCACACGCCAATGCCAACGCAAATGTGAacgcgaatgcgaatgcgcaTACGCCCCATATGCCCCATGTCCAGGCACATCATTCAA ACTATGCCACAAGCACCAATATCGAAAAGACTGGCAGCATACGTGCCAAGACCAAGGCTGAATTTCTCGAGAATCTCAATGCGAAGTTGGCCAAGCAGGGCATGTCTGGACGTGCATTTGCAGTGCGAAATCTGATCAATAGCAAGGCCCTG CCGGATCCACGTATATGTCATGAGTCGTTGATGGATCAGATAAAACGAGGCGCGACCCTGAAGAGGAATCAGAAGATCAACGATCGCAGTGCGCCcaaaatacattaa
- the LOC133845664 gene encoding mucin-19 isoform X20, with protein MDLSLERDSSALGSLFQQIINDMKNTSPLWEDFVAKASKLHTCLRAAIQAIAAYLDAFQKIADAATNSRGASKEIGTALTRVCLRHKAVETRLKTFTSAIMDCLVQPLQDKIEDWKRTVATIDKDHAKEYKRCRSELKKRSSDTLRLQKKARKGQTDNSLQSLMDSHMQDVTLRRAELEEVEKKSLRAAMVEERLRYCSFVHMLQPVVHEECEVMSELGHLQEAMESIALVTKEPSVLPQASEELIHDAKASINLYPESPGGGSGSQGGGCSNSLGSRKSSVCSISSMNSSGSSNSPGHHHYQRSLSQFVTPAIRLKPGESSDSGFCSSPALTTQVSNATNQTHAVSTWPPHSQDAVDALPPTADRPHTISTTYEKGHQRPPLTVYTFQNPETIHESNSSGSLIPATVPTGNGSASGQNTPATQKSPAASLSRPPLPVKPAHVRCSSLERPLSAQSNHRQNSGQNLLQRQCPSPIPAHITKELSAAHHAQQQQQQQQQQQQSQPQQPQTPPTYANLSELAAIKLTNQQQSQQQQQPQTQTQQQHQQQHQPLLQQQSSIDSICSQHSNDSSTSSLQQQLLQHQQSQQAHISNSSSSLNHQQQQQQQQQQSVHGSGLGTRSHSISSSVSTSTASSLHSHPSIDSAVAASLVGCVAGGGGHTNNTNTNTNTSTTTPSSGCSTPQNHYSPLLTNSPTSTAAGTPSGGSIASGLGLGFVYQVSSPTPPASANSTTDVLKITEPGQPTTAEASETTESDERSRASVLQKASMFEKQAAAAAAAPIPTTIAAAVAGGGGGVTTGAVGGVIGGVARRSEELRAVEQQEMDKSFEDSIQALNNLIGELDSFQREIDEGKGKQQQQQQHSSNINSNNISGNNSNSGSNNNNSSNSGASSNTSNDNNNCNTDLLLPSSNIDCCAISNQTNSSGCGTDISDTTSEELAGEEGSLAAARRHQQLGASDSELSRCYVSETSSLTGGILAGGYENPTFAHFAANRDDPYNGSGNGSDSRSLYASAADSISLAASDSVCMSQQPRHAYVDNCSDGGSAVVVIYDHTIPNTPDIEFVKQNSEIVLLRTKDPQQLQLHEMRELQQLPDNLAGSPESPDAASGGGVGGGGRLQPATATVAPAKQRLSSFRASSEQQLQLLGRASPQHRGTDKLRVSEEQRQQPQQPQPQQQQQQQQQLLSDSSSNVAGAVRRKLPPKPISLSIFNGPALDVASSNSSKPVIPRKFDFKADLDAKIRQQKQKVQQQLQQQQQQQQQQQLNSPQQDQQQQQSPQQHSPQSPQNANTATTTTATSTANCNVTNKPAVIASAIASASINQNHRMPNQTSLSSSATSNHAPYKTPTTTATFSSPTSNASASPSSLSASSPGAKLSLPSLSSSSSALSATALPPPHVPAKPTSTPTPTTTTTTPQLPPPTTNSYACSNLNANANANPQAKPCITPRPASLSGGAGGGGGGAAMGSSTRIARRSSINQAKPPPPVRRSSSVTPSPNNVGSFRTSSPSGSIYAQPKLVNNMSSFRTSSPSPNGHAHPLPPTQPKANPNLIAQLNARLNSKQQQQQHQQQQQQHVAEGIYGNAGGVGVGGGESIYMRGGNGLSMSQQQQQQQHYDDYATSTNIEKTGSIRAKTKAEFLENLNAKLAKQGMSGRAFAVRNLINSKALPDPRICHESLMDQIKRGATLKRNQKINDRSAPKIH; from the exons CGCTGCCATTCAGGCAATTGCCGCCTATTTGGATGCCTTCCAAAAGATTGCCGATGCGGCCACCAATTCCAGAG GTGCATCCAAGGAGATTGGCACCGCCCTGACCCGTGTTTGTCTGCGCCACAAGGCGGTCGAGACCCGTTTGAAGACCTTCACCAGCGCAATTATGGATTGCCTGGTGCAGCCGCTGCAGGACAAGATCGAGGACTGGAAGCGCACAGTGGCCACCATCGATAAGGATCATGCCAAAGAGTATAAACGCTGTCGCAGTGAACTAAAGAAGCGCTCCAGCGACACGCTGCGTCTGCAGAAGAAGGCACGCAAGGGACAGACGGACAACAGCCTGCAGTCATTGATGGATTCGCACATGCAAGATGTGACTTTGCGACGCGCCGAACTCGAGGAGGTCGAGAAGAAGTCACTACGTGCGGCGATGGTCGAGGAACGATTGCGTTACTGCAGCTTTGTGCACATGCTGCAGCCCGTGGTGCATGAGGAATGCGAGGTGATGTCCGAACTCGGTCATCTGCAG GAGGCTATGGAATCCATTGCTTTGGTCACCAAGGAGCCCAGCGTTTTGCCACAGGCTTCGGAGGAACTGATTCACGATGCCAAGGCTAGCATTAATCTATATCCCGAATCGCCTGGCGGTGGCTCTGGCTCCCAAGGTGGCGGCTGTTCCAATTCCTTGGGCTCACGCAAGAGTTCCGTCTGCTCCATTAGCAGCATGAACAGCAGCGGCTCCAGCAACTCGCCGGGACATCATCACTATCAACGCTCGCTATCGCAG tttGTAACGCCCGCAATTCGCTTGAAACCTGGTGAATCCAGTGATAGTGGCTTTTGCTCATCGCCAGCGCTAACAACACag GTTTCGAATGCCACCAACCAGACGCACGCTGTATCCACTTGGCCGCCACATTCCCAGGATGCTGTGGACGCGCTGCCACCGACTGCTGATCGTCCGCATACGATTTCAACCACCTATGAGAAGGGTCATCAGCGTCCGCCATTGACTGTATACACGTTCCAGAATCCCGAGACCATACACGAGtccaacagcagcggcagcctcATACCCGCAACGGTGCCGACTGGCAACGGTTCCGCCTCGGGTCAGAATACGCCGGCAACACAGAAATCGCCGGCAGCATCGCTCAGTCGTCCTCCATTGCCAGTG AAGCCGGCACATGTG CGCTGCTCGTCGCTGGAGCGTCCGTTGTCGGCGCAGAGCAATCATCGCCAGAACAGTGGCCAGAATCTGCTGCAGCGTCAGTGCCCCTCACCGATTCCGGCTCATATCACGAAAG AGCTGTCAGCAGCACAtcatgcacaacaacaacagcagcaacagcaacaacagcagcaatcacagccacagcaaccacaaacCCCGCCAACCTATGCTAACCTATCTGAGCTGGCGGCAATCAAACTAACCAATCAGCAAcagtcacagcagcaacagcaaccacagacacagacacaacagcagcatcagcaacaacatcaaccattgttgcagcaacaaagcaGCATTGATTCGATTTGTTCGCAGCATTCGAATGACTCTTCGACAAGTTcgttgcagcaacagttgctgcagcatcagcaatcGCAGCAAGCgcacatcagcaacagcagcagcagcctcaatcatcagcagcaacagcaacaacagcagcagcaatcagtACATGGCAGTGGCCTTGGCACACGCTCCCATTCCATATCGTCGTCGGTGTCCACAAGCACAGCCTCATCGTTGCACTCGCATCCATCCATTGACTCGGCTGTGGCCGCCTCGCTTGTGGGCTGTGTTGCTGGTGGTGGCGGGCATACAAACAACACCAataccaacaccaacacaagCACCACAACGCCCTCGAGCGGCTGCTCAACGCCACAGAATCACTATTCACCACTGTTAACCAACTCACCCACGTCCACTGCTGCAGGTACTCCAAGCGGCGGCAGCATTGCCAGCGGTCTCGGTCTCGGCTTCGTCTATCAGGTCAGCTCACCCACGCCCCCCGCCTCCGCCAACTCCACCACCGATGTGCTAAAGATCACCGAGCCAGGACAACCGACGACAGCCGAAGCCAGCGAAACCACCGAGAGCGATGAGCGTTCTCGTGCCTCGGTGCTGCAGAAGGCATCCATGTTTGAGAAGCAggcagcagccgctgcagcagctccaATCCCCACAACTATAGCTGCAGCTGTAGCTGGCGGTGGAGGAGGAGTCACAACCGGAGCAGTTGGCGGAGTCATTGGTGGCGTTGCTCGACGCTCGGAGGAACTGCGCGCTGTGGAGCAACAGGAAATGG ACAAATCTTTCGAAGACTCGATTCAAGcacttaacaatttaattggcGAATTAGACTCTTTTCAACGTGAGATCGATGAGGGCAAgggcaagcagcagcagcaacaacagcacagcagcaacatcaacagcaacaacatcagtggcaacaatagcaacagcggcagcaacaacaataacagcagcaacagcggtgccagcagcaacaccagcaacgacaacaacaactgcaacactGATCTCCTGCTacccagcagcaacatcgactGCTGTGCCATCAGCAACCAGACGAACTCCAGTGGCTGTGGCACCGATATCTCCGACACCACGTCGGAGGAACTGGCCGGCGAGGAAGGCAGTCTGGCAGCAGCCAGGCGACATCAGCAACTGGGTGCCAGCGACTCGGAGCTGAGTCGTTGCTATGTGAGCGAGACGAGTTCGCTGACCGGCGGCATATTGGCTGGTGGCTATGAGAATCCCACGTTCGCGCACTTTGCCGCCAATCGTGATGATCCCTACAATGGCAGCGGCAATGGCAGCGACAGTCGATCGCTGTACGCCTCGGCGGCCGATAGCATTTCGTTGGCTGCATCCGACAGCGTGTGCATGAGCCAGCAGCCGCGACATGCGTATGTGGACAATTGCAGTGATGGCGGCAGTGCTGTCGTTGTGATCTATGACCATACTATACCCAATACGCCGGACATTGAGTTTGTCAAGCAGAACTCGGAGATTGTGCTGTTGCGCACCAAAGATCCgcagcaattgcagttgcacgAAATGCGCGagctgcaacagttgcccGACAATTTGGCTGGCTCACCCGAGTCGCCTGATGCCGCTTCTGGCGGGGGAGTTGGAGGCGGTGGCCGTTTACAGCCGGCCACAGCAACTGTGGCGCCGGCCAAGCAACGCCTCTCATCGTTTCGGGCATCCAGCgagcaacagctgcagttgctgggACGCGCTAGTCCACAACACAGAGGTACGGATAAGCTTAGAGTTAGTGaagagcaacggcaacagccacagcaaccgcagccacaacaacagcagcagcaacagcaacagttgctgagTGATAGCAGCAGTAATGTTGCTGGTGCCGTGCGGCGCAAGCTGCCGCCAAAGCCCATCAGCCTGAGCATATTTAATGGGCCAGCGCTAGATgtggccagcagcaacagcagtaagCCAGTGATACCTAGAAAGTTTGACTTTAAGGCCGATTTAGATGCCAAGATACGCCAGCAGAAACAGaaagtgcagcagcaattgcagcagcagcagcagcagcaacaacaacagcagctcaaCAGTCCGCAACaagatcagcagcagcaacaatcaccACAACAACACTCACCACAGTCGCCCCAAAACgccaacacagcaacaacaacaacagcaacatcaacagcaaactGTAATGTCACTAATAAACCTGCCGTTATTGCAAGCGCAATTGCATCCGCATCCATAAACCAAAATCATAGAATGCCAAATCaaacatcattatcatcatcagcaacatcaaatCATGCGCCATACAAAAcgcccacaacaacagcaacattctCATCACCAACATCAAATGCATCtgcatcaccatcatcattatcagcaAGTTCTCCTGGGGCCAAATTGTCATTgccatcattatcatcatcatcatctgcatTATCAGCAACTGCGCTGCCTCCGCCCCATGTGCCCGCTAAGCCAACGTCCACGCccacgccaacaacaacaacaactacaccaCAACTTCCACCACCCACAACCAATTCATATGCGTGCTCCAATctcaatgccaatgccaatgccaatccCCAAGCCAAACCGTGCATAACGCCAAGGCCGGCATCGCTGTCGG GAGGAGcaggaggcggaggaggaggagcagcaaTGGGCAGCTCAACACGCATCGCACGTCGTTCATCCATTAATCAGGCCAAACCGCCGCCACCGGTGAGACGCAGTTCATCGGTGACTCCAAGCCCCAACAATGTCGGG TCGTTCCGCACTTCATCGCCTAGTGGCAGCATCTATGCGCAACCCAAACTGGTGAACAACATGTCCAGCTTTCGCACCAGCAGCCCCAGCCCCAATGGCCATGCCCATCCACTGCCACCGACACAGCCCAAGGCGAATCCGAATCTAATTGCACAGCTCAATGCACGGCtcaacagcaagcagcaacagcaacagcaccaacaacaacaacagcaacatgttgccgaGGGCATTTATGGCAACGCTGGTGGAGTAGGAGTAGGAGGAGGTGAATCCATTTACATGCGTGGCGGCAATGGTTTGTCCatgtcacagcagcagcaacagcagcaacactacGACG ACTATGCCACAAGCACCAATATCGAAAAGACTGGCAGCATACGTGCCAAGACCAAGGCTGAATTTCTCGAGAATCTCAATGCGAAGTTGGCCAAGCAGGGCATGTCTGGACGTGCATTTGCAGTGCGAAATCTGATCAATAGCAAGGCCCTG CCGGATCCACGTATATGTCATGAGTCGTTGATGGATCAGATAAAACGAGGCGCGACCCTGAAGAGGAATCAGAAGATCAACGATCGCAGTGCGCCcaaaatacattaa